The nucleotide sequence AATTATTGATTAGTGGATTACCAGATATCGATGTTGATGACTGGAAAAATAATACTAATTACGTGAATTATACGATATCCGACAGAGAAATAGGTTATTTCTGGAGAGCGGTGAGGTCTTTTGATGGTGAAGAACGTGCCAAATTGCTACAATTTGTTACAGGTACCAGTAAAGTTCCTTTGAATGGATTCAAAGAGTTAGGTGGGGTTAATGGTGTTTGTAAATTCTCAATTCATAAAGATTATGGTTCCACCGAAAGACTTCCTTCATCTCACACCTGTTTCAATCAACTGAACCTACCTGCCTATAATTCTTATGAGACGTTGCGTGGTTCATTATTGATAGCTATAAATGAAGGGCATGAGGGCTTTGGTCTGGCTTAGATAATTTTATTGCTAGTGACTTTTTAAATAGTATAACCttaaaatttaatttaatgaatcgGTTGTAGATGTTGAAAGATATATTAATTTctatataaaatttaagaatACATGATTAGGGAGGATTATCAAGTGTAGAAAAAAACTGTTGATGGGTTTGGTGGAACTTTTGTGCCATGTAATGACTTTTTCTCTGGTCTTTCCTTTTAAAGGCTTTACCACAATTGTATTCGCATGGAAACATCCTTTTACTGTGAGCATCTTTGGTAtgtttttttaatttctgGGATGTCACAAAGGCTTTAGAACACTCCTTACAGTTGAACAGTTCATTGGAGGTAAGGATTTCACATGAAGAATCTGCAGATTGTCCTTCATCAGTAAAGCTCTCAACTTCGTTCCGATTTTGTTCAACAACTTGAATGATTTTTGTAAGGCCAGGATATTCTCGCTCAATGAGAATAAGGTCCTCTTTATTAAAGCCCAGGACACCTTCTTTGACCCAAGGAGGCATTCTGTCATCACAATTCGACTTTCCTCCCACCACAAAAGTTGACTCCTCGTCACTAAATTCAAAAGCTGAAATGAATATACCATCCagagaaaaaattgaatccATCGCTATAAGTGACTAGATAtgcaattggaaaaattaattaaaagCTTTGAATGATGAGTACTTCAATTTAGAAAAAGAAAGTGGGTATGGTTAGAAGTGCAAAAGAGATAAATGTGCTAGAAAGCTGAAAAAGGTATATTTAGGTATTCACCTAGACATCAAAAAAGTATTATGTCAATAAAGAAGCTAAGAAAGTCAATAAAAGTGGATTGGATTTTTAAAACGGGTATAAACtgaaaagtttcaaaaaggTTCGGTACTCAATTAATGTGACCTTTCTATGAGCGATTCCCAAATGTAAGTGTCACAAAAAAAAAGCGAAGGACTGTGTCAGACGTCAAGGCGCGTCTGCGCTaatagaaaatattgaataatcCTTTTATTCTCGACTTTTACTTCCCCGAAACCCTCACAAGCACCAATAATTCACTGTTATGTTATTTGATTGAGAAAAGAACACAACTCTCTTTTCGATTTGTCAAAAAGATACCACCACATATCAGGGGTACTAATTTGTGTTTCAAAATAGGTTGTTTTtttaagaaggaaaaaataGTGCTAATTTTCATAGAAAGCAAAACGCCATATTAACAAGTTTCCTCGACTATGAACTATATTTCAGTGTTGGTACCCCTCCATTTCCAAGTCAATGTATGGTTTCCtttttacaaaataatgggtaaaatgaaatttggcATCTAAGGGGAAATCAAATAGGTTTGAAGCAGTCATTTTGATTGGGTAAACCATGTTCAAAAGGTTTTTTTAACCCAACGAGTACTTCCcaatatcatcaacatATGTGAAGAATGTAAGCGACATTAACAACTTGAAAAAACAGGTGAATTGACTCTTCTGGTACACAgaagattttttttttttaagtCCCCTTATCGAAAGAGGTTAATATACTCAGAAAAGCAAAAGTGTGCATGTACCCAAAAATGTTTATTGATGTGCTTTCCCTCCCAATTTTCTTGAGCCACTTAACCAAAATTGCAAACCTGACAAATCAACTTAAGGCATCACTGGGTCACATATCGGGCACTGAGTACGGTTATTATCAACTTCATAGTATTGGCTCTAAAGGTGATTTGGAAAGTTATTTTTTAGAGCCACAATCATCTCTTCTATTATATCTAACCGCCTTTCATTTTGGCAAACAGttgttcttgaatttaGAGGGTTTGAAAgcaataattttgatgtCCACAGTATAATTCATCTCTGGCTCAATAGTTACTAGATTCAGCCAACCTATCAAGGTGAGAGATACGAAGACAGATCAATTATTTAGTCAAACACAATACAGAAGCAAAAGGTTCCTCAAAATGCACTCAGTCCTTAAAGAATAAACaaagattttatttttaaacattgaagaataagaTTGCTTTTATTATTGGCTTTAATTGGTTTGATAAAGCTTATCTAACCAAATAGGTGCCTACGagaaagtgaaaaaaaattctctATGTGAGGCGAATAGAGAACAATGCGGGCTTCGGTAAAAATGTGTCAAAAAAAATGACTTCTGCATTGCTGGTCACTCTACAGTATAATTAACTATCTAAAATGATAAACGAAAAGcctaaattgaaaatgatgtCTTGGAAAAGTGGGTTGGAAACTTGAGTATGTTCAGCTGAAATATTAGATTAACTTCCgtaaaaaattaaatgtAGTCTAAAGCTTATACAGCCCAAGCGTAGAATAAAAGGAGGTTAAACTAGCCTTTTCCCTATTTCTTAAACAAAATAGAGTTTGTTTTAAGTGGTACACGAATAATTAAGTAAAGATAATGTCCTTATCGTTTTAAGAGGACAGTATCGTAGTAGCAGGAAAAAAGTGACCTTTCATTAGGGTGACGCATGAATTGGTTGTATTAATAGTTTCCTATATGTTATATTCTCTTGAGAATTCAATCCGATTAATAGCTGCTTTAGAACACAAATGCCCTATATAAAGGTTTTCGATACCTTGATCTTGGTTATAAAGTGCTTTCCCTAGAAAAGTTCCGCTTTCAAAACTgcaaaatttgataaatgcGATGAGCTACGGTCGTTATTGCTTGACTGGAGTAGCAAACGACAATTAGATGATTTACTTCAGTATGCAACAAAGTGAACTTTTTAGTTTAATACAGAAGCCTTATGTTATATAGTATTAAAATCATTGCTGATAGGATCAATCCATTCCCAACATTCCATTATTTCACCGTCTACCTCCAAATGGTAAACCTTAATCTGttttttatcttcttccaGTTTTGCTGAAACCTTTTTCCACAAATTTAGTCGTGTACGCATATCTTTTATATCcttgaatatttgatcTTTTATTTGTAGCGTGTTCACAAATGGCatatctttttcttttttggCATCTTGCAACAAACGGAGGGTAGTAACAAATAACTGCTCTATATTAGCAGCATCGCCATGACGGCGTTCAAAAATTCCATGTACATAATTCCATAACCCataaattataaatatcagcaataataaaacaaaaatatatcGACTTTGTTTCATTATGTTTTCCGTTGGCTGGAAAAAGCACTTCAGATTAATATaccttcttgaatttgatcTCAGCCAAAGTGTAGAATTTGTAGAATTTTCCACTGGTACAACACTAAAAGAAATGTCTGGCTTTTTTTTCAGCTCTGACTGTACATTTAACCAGAGATCATCAAAATTCTCCTCATGTACCCATGTGTACCAGAGggataataaattaaaaatatgCTTTTCACTTAGTCCACTTTTTAAATCGTTTGCACCCTTGCCACATTGAATTCGTGCATTTTGTTTTCGTAAGACGTCAGTCAAGTGATTAGCAATTTCTAAAACTCTCTCGGCAGAAGCCTCGTGGCAACTATCTGCTAATGGGATTAGTTTGAACAATGACAGGTAATTTGTAGTCCTTTCATAGTTATTGTCACAGATGAGTTGCATATTAGCATAGCATGATGCATGTTCAGGACAAGGTATGCACTTTGGCTTAGTAGCCTCGAGGTATGTTCCCAAAATATTCCATAATTCATGATGTTCACTAGTTGTACCCgtattattcaattcataCCTTGTATTACAATATCCGATTGcaatttgttcttctcTGTACCAAAGCGCAAAGACAACTGGTACCGCAAACATTAAAAACCATATTACATTTAACAATAAAGGAATTAAGAAGTTCGTTAGGCCTTTGAAAAACCTAGCGTTAAACGAACTTCTCAATCTATTAATTGTTTTTACTTGTTCTTTAATTGTCAGTAACCCACACCCGATTTtacaatgaaaaaaatgtatactcttcttcttcggtAATTTTACGCACGATAAACTCTGTATAATTGAACGAGTAAGATGTCGCATATATGATGTCTCTCTTGTTACCTGGCTTTCAGAACTCGACAGGAAGGTGTTACTGTCTTCCTTGATTGTATCTTCTGATTCAATACTTGGAAGtgactttgaaatttcttttgtttcttcagTATCAGGTAATATTTCCTCAGCAACAACATTATCGTTGCAACCGGGAGTGGATAAGTTGTAATTTTCAGCATTGCTGACatcaaatttaatatcaGATGTATATCCTTTGCTATGAAATTCCTGTTCTTCTTTAACCGGCTTAATGTTTGTAGAGTAGGATGGATAATTACTGAATTCCCCAAATCCTTCATGTAGTACTGGTGCCGCAGCAGGTGTTGAAGAATGTTCAGTTATATCAGCCATTTCTGTCAAAGAATcgaaattatcaattttttttggggggttatttttttcttgaagtGACGATATTGCTACTACAGATGAATCACTTAGTGTCTCtttctcaaaattttctctttgattCGAAACATGTTTATGAATATGGGTATTTTCGTTATTTTCGTTTAAGCTTATAAGGGTTCCTTCAGGAACTGcaaaagaaattggtgGCTCTTCACTAGAAAGAGCAGATTGTAACGTGTGAGCAAATTCAGATGAGATATTCAGTAAGTTTGAGGGTACTTCAGGACGACCAACCAGATCTTCTGTTTCATCCTTTACAGCAATATCAGTATCGTTGTTAGATGGTATTTGAGGAGTGCCTTCACTGCTCTCCTCCACTTTTATAGGTGACAAAATATCTCTATCTTTAACATCAATTGTTAGTTTATTTTCTCGCAGATCTCTCAATTTCCTCTTCCTTTTTTTCCTTGATTGGTCAACTTCATTTTCAGgtttcttcctcttgaGATGGGTAgtatcatcttcaatattaaCTAGTTTTACAGATTCTACTATATCTTTGTGATTCTTGGTCTTCTTTTCCGTGGCTCCATCCTCTCTAGAATTGATTTCCTTCgttcttttccttttgatGGGTGAGCTCGATCGCGATCTATTTGAGTCCTTGGTCTTCGTACTTTGTTTCACCACCCCTTCTTTACTCCTTAAGATTCTTGGAGCtgcttttatttttgaattaaatagTTTAATTAAAACATGTTTTTTGGCCCTCGAGGGAAAATTAACGTTATTTTCGGctaaaatcttcttcaattccGGAACCCTTAACTTCTTAAGATCAAATCCAGACTCCAgatatttcttctccatTGAGTCTACTACTATCTAGTCAAAGGTGTTGAAAATATAACTGTTCAACTAAACTGGGATGTACCGTTAGTAACAAGCATTTTAGATTTTCCAACGTTAATATTGGTGAAACTTTTTCGTCATCGccatttggaaagaaaaacaatGTCAGGCGTCAAAATGgaatattaagaataaaTGTACGTAAAAAGCTGCGAATCAGCTTTAGAGCCGAACAAAATGTAGTTAACCACATTGCGcttatatttaaaatacAAGAAGCTACTAACGAGTTCTTAGCTACATATTTATATCAAGGTTGTCTCCATATGCTAGGAATTTAGTAACATAATTGCCTTGCGTTATCCTGTTTTCGATAAGGTCAATTGCTGAAGAACTTAAGACTTCTTTATAAGGTCCAATAATATTCTCCAAATCATATGATTGACCATATGATTGGAATGAGGATGCTTCTCTTTTTCTCAAGTCTGGGAAGTAAGATCCCCATGGAAACAACCAGAAAATGATATCGGAACCAAGAAATTCTCTTGCATTTATCCAAAAAGAACGTTTCTTCCAGCATTTTGCAAATTCATCCGCTGTCAATTCAACAACATATCTAAATTTATCTTGTTGGTTATAATAACAGAAGTATTTTCTGTTATATTCAATCCTGGCgtgttcaatttcatcgTTAGTTACCATCATCTTGTGCTTTTTCCGTTTGCCCCGTTCGGCATCTAGTGTCTCGATTGATGTTTTATTGTTACTCATATAATAGATGTGGCTGATAAATAAACCTAGAGTCATCATCCAACCAAGGCAACTCAGTATGAATCCGACAATGACATTCCCATTTAGCATCCCAATAGTTCTAATAAACACCGCAATAGTTAGCCAATACCAAAGTAGTAATAAGTTAAACCAGCCTACGTATTGCAAAAACAGCCtataattatttcttgCAATGACGCATCCAATCCATGCACAATAATGATCGAATCTAAGTATGCATCTTCCAACTTGTTTGGAATGATGTGACCTACtcaatttcaaactttGGCAATGAGTACACCATGGTGGATAACCGTTCTTATCACATTGGTAATATTTGGGGGGCTTTGTAGAGATTACCTGGTTTGATGACGAGCCGACGGGGACAAGCATATATGGCGGAATTATAGGTTGTTCCATTGGcttattaaaataaattaaacGAACCCAAATGATCCATATTATGATCGTAAGAACACattcaatgataatgaagacTATTGAAGTTGCCTTGTAATGGAATCTGTGGAATAGTTGAGCATAGCAAAATTTATGGCTATAGGCCCATGTTCCGTATATTTGTAGAGCAAAAGTGATTTGGGGAAGAACATATCGCAACAGAGGGCCTTCGAGGTTAAAACGGAAGCCCATTCATTTATTGGTTAGGCCAATCTTGAAACGATTGGGCGTTCGGTGGCTACTTCAGTGAAATACCTTCAAGTTTTTCAGTATGTAACATTAGGTTTTTTAGGTTCAAGCGTTGATGgtaaatttgatttttaAGTTCATACGGTAGTACAAGCAAAAAGtgaataaaaaataattaaatacAATATAGGGGGGGGTTAGATTAGATATCTACTGTTTCAGGGTTTTTGGGACTTTTGTTTATAACATAATTcttatattaatattttcttgagttctaacaaatttcaaatcttaGAATGtagtgaaaaaaaaataaataaaattagTTTTGAGAAGGTATAGCTCTGTGAgcaaatattattttttaaaagaCATAGGTAGGGAGAATAGTAATTATATCATTTGTAATTGCTGATATCATGGAATAAACATTGTTCCTCgaataatatataaaagaGGCGATTTGTTCATATAATGTGAAACTCTTAAAAAAAACCCCacattgatgaagaaatggtAACGTTAAACTAATATTAACTCAATTTTCTGTGAAGGTTGGACTTCTGAGCAGTTTCTGTAACATGACAAAACAAGaggaaaaataaaaaaataacgaCAACTGCAGGACTCGAACCTGCGCGGGCAAAGCCCAAAAGATTTCTAATCTTTCGCCTTAACCACTCGGCCAAGTTGCCTTTAATatttatgaaaataaattattttaaGATTGTTTTCCCCTAAaggaaaattttgaaattttaacATCACTTAACCAAAAACCATTTCTTTGccttttaaatttttatcaTAATCTTACATTGTTAAGCCATTAAATACAATAACAATACTGGAAAAGTATATAAGTATGTATGTGTATATGAAGGCGGATTAACTCATTGCCCTCTTAATTCAggttgaatattttcatcagAAATGTCACTatcatttttcatcttcatatTTGGGTCATCAGTTACATGATCTCTCAATACGTGGGAAGCACTATCATCGTTGTCACCATCTATATTTTGTAATGTAACGTCTGCATCATCCAATACGTTTGAATGTTGATTCAACTGATGATTTTCTACTTCTTTAAAATGTGAAGATAATAATCTCAATTGTTCAGCAACATCATGAGGTAATTTATCATCAGTAACATCTTCTAAGGTTCCCAATGGTGATTCCTCTAATGAGTTTCCATTTACCAGAGCTTTTAGACGCTTTATATTACTGTTGTTAGAGTTTGTTTGGTTATCTATATCATCTGCTAGCGGTCtttttgattcatttaaaGTTGCTTGAGCGACAGCTTCTACATCAGAAGCGGTATCAGCTAATAAatgttgctgttgttgataTTCGCGAACTTGATCAGCAATGGATGTTAACGCACCCTCTATACTGTTTGAATTATTGTTGTCGTTATTATCATTACTGGTattgctattattattattttcatcatttgcTGTTATGgaattttccttatttATCTTAGAATCCTTTATATTGGCCTCTtcgttattattttctCCCGTTAAGGACTTACCAGGTTCCAGTAACCTATCAGGGCTAAACAAATCTAGATTCTTggattctaataattttctttgcttttGACGCTGTTGctttaattgttgttgttgttccaaATGTACTTGAGCTCTTTGTCTGTCATAGTTTACTGTCATATTTGGAGCAACACGATTATCCCCTGGTGGCATATTAAAGGTaccattcttcttcatcttcaatacGAATCTTGCCTTATACGTTGTGACTCTTCTTgcaattaatgaaatatatttctttgtaaaatattcatcGCCAAGACCATACcttgatttaataatttcaatgatcCCCGAGTCTTCCACGAAACCGGAGACTCTAAATTTAGTGACATCATTGTGGTCATGGGATGAAtataattcttccaaagtttcatcaaaattcaaatcgTTCTGTAAGATTCTTGGAATCTTAGTTAAAACAAATTGATCCAAATCTAAGTTCTGTTCCAAAGAATGAGAATGATATAGTTCCATCTTTGTTACCATGAAAGGACCCAAAATCGTTTCTTTCGATCTTTGAGATCTTTGAGAATCCATAATTGCATCAGTGACAAATGGGCtaaaattttgagaaataaTTGTATCATTGTTATGATTTGTCGTTATTTCATTAGTTGTCGTTGGAGTTGTCACTCTAGCAGTGCCTGTTCCTGTTGTTGAAGGTGCCTTTGAGTCAGAATCCTTGTGTAAAGCGGATGCAGCTACAGCAGCAGCCATGGCAGCGTCCACACTTTCGTCAGCGGCATCCGTTTGAGTATATTTCCttgtttcatcatcctcttcatcatcgtcattaCCAAGAAGACGAGTTTCATTATCCAAAGAAGTAGGTTCTTGCTTTAGCGACGAGTGTTGTTCCgtatttttatttgaagcGTCATCATGAGTGGGTTCAGTAAGTTGGACGTTCAACAATGCATCGTTAACGTCTTGTGATTGGTTGTCATGAcgttgctg is from Naumovozyma castellii chromosome 6, complete genome and encodes:
- the NCAS0F01370 gene encoding uncharacterized protein, with product MDSIFSLDGIFISAFEFSDEESTFVVGGKSNCDDRMPPWVKEGVLGFNKEDLILIEREYPGLTKIIQVVEQNRNEVESFTDEGQSADSSCEILTSNELFNCKECSKAFVTSQKLKKHTKDAHSKRMFPCEYNCGKAFKRKDQRKSHYMAQKFHQTHQQFFSTLDNPP
- the HEH2 gene encoding Heh2p (ancestral locus Anc_5.577), which codes for MEKKYLESGFDLKKLRVPELKKILAENNVNFPSRAKKHVLIKLFNSKIKAAPRILRSKEGVVKQSTKTKDSNRSRSSSPIKRKRTKEINSREDGATEKKTKNHKDIVESVKLVNIEDDTTHLKRKKPENEVDQSRKKRKRKLRDLRENKLTIDVKDRDILSPIKVEESSEGTPQIPSNNDTDIAVKDETEDLVGRPEVPSNLLNISSEFAHTLQSALSSEEPPISFAVPEGTLISLNENNENTHIHKHVSNQRENFEKETLSDSSVVAISSLQEKNNPPKKIDNFDSLTEMADITEHSSTPAAAPVLHEGFGEFSNYPSYSTNIKPVKEEQEFHSKGYTSDIKFDVSNAENYNLSTPGCNDNVVAEEILPDTEETKEISKSLPSIESEDTIKEDSNTFLSSSESQVTRETSYMRHLTRSIIQSLSCVKLPKKKSIHFFHCKIGCGLLTIKEQVKTINRLRSSFNARFFKGLTNFLIPLLLNVIWFLMFAVPVVFALWYREEQIAIGYCNTRYELNNTGTTSEHHELWNILGTYLEATKPKCIPCPEHASCYANMQLICDNNYERTTNYLSLFKLIPLADSCHEASAERVLEIANHLTDVLRKQNARIQCGKGANDLKSGLSEKHIFNLLSLWYTWVHEENFDDLWLNVQSELKKKPDISFSVVPVENSTNSTLWLRSNSRRYINLKCFFQPTENIMKQSRYIFVLLLLIFIIYGLWNYVHGIFERRHGDAANIEQLFVTTLRLLQDAKKEKDMPFVNTLQIKDQIFKDIKDMRTRLNLWKKVSAKLEEDKKQIKVYHLEVDGEIMECWEWIDPISNDFNTI
- the PFA5 gene encoding palmitoyltransferase PFA5 (ancestral locus Anc_5.579), with amino-acid sequence MGFRFNLEGPLLRYVLPQITFALQIYGTWAYSHKFCYAQLFHRFHYKATSIVFIIIECVLTIIIWIIWVRLIYFNKPMEQPIIPPYMLVPVGSSSNQVISTKPPKYYQCDKNGYPPWCTHCQSLKLSRSHHSKQVGRCILRFDHYCAWIGCVIARNNYRLFLQYVGWFNLLLLWYWLTIAVFIRTIGMLNGNVIVGFILSCLGWMMTLGLFISHIYYMSNNKTSIETLDAERGKRKKHKMMVTNDEIEHARIEYNRKYFCYYNQQDKFRYVVELTADEFAKCWKKRSFWINAREFLGSDIIFWLFPWGSYFPDLRKREASSFQSYGQSYDLENIIGPYKEVLSSSAIDLIENRITQGNYVTKFLAYGDNLDINM
- the NCAS0F01400 gene encoding uncharacterized protein (ancestral locus Anc_2.460); the encoded protein is MTNLYEYRHPIINANLLPGLDSSSAPKFPTLEAWYNAINDYEFQSRCPIILKNSHKNKHFTFACHLKQCNFKILLSYCGNQKDNNVIPINQHDHQQQHTAENSNDQVALPLPFKDNAGNDLSGNETENEEHDEEENQQQQQQRHDNQSQDVNDALLNVQLTEPTHDDASNKNTEQHSSLKQEPTSLDNETRLLGNDDDEEDDETRKYTQTDAADESVDAAMAAAVAASALHKDSDSKAPSTTGTGTARVTTPTTTNEITTNHNNDTIISQNFSPFVTDAIMDSQRSQRSKETILGPFMVTKMELYHSHSLEQNLDLDQFVLTKIPRILQNDLNFDETLEELYSSHDHNDVTKFRVSGFVEDSGIIEIIKSRYGLGDEYFTKKYISLIARRVTTYKARFVLKMKKNGTFNMPPGDNRVAPNMTVNYDRQRAQVHLEQQQQLKQQRQKQRKLLESKNLDLFSPDRLLEPGKSLTGENNNEEANIKDSKINKENSITANDENNNNSNTSNDNNDNNNSNSIEGALTSIADQVREYQQQQHLLADTASDVEAVAQATLNESKRPLADDIDNQTNSNNSNIKRLKALVNGNSLEESPLGTLEDVTDDKLPHDVAEQLRLLSSHFKEVENHQLNQHSNVLDDADVTLQNIDGDNDDSASHVLRDHVTDDPNMKMKNDSDISDENIQPELRGQ